CCGATCCGCGGCACGTCGGGCTCAAATCGCTCATCATCATCGGAGTCCGCACCATAATCGGGTCGGCCGCCTCCGTCGATGAGCAATGTGAATCCATTCGGAAAAGTCACAAGCGCGGCATCGCCCTGTCCAACATCAAGATAGTCAACGATGAGCTTCGCGTTTGGAGTCGGTTCGCTGTAGGGATGGAGCACTATCGTCGCCGCAAGTACGGTCGCGGAAAGAAACGATAAAGACAATGTCCCGAACGACGGCCTCGGATCTTTTGGAGTTGATCTGAATGGTTCCCAAACATATGCCATCCCGGCGAAAAACAGCAATGGTGCAAAGTAAACAAAATATATGATCTCCATTGCCCCCGAGTATACTGGTACCCGCAGATCGGCCCATTCGTTCATGACAAAGATCCGTTGTCCGAAGATGAGAAGATCATTAAGTAATTCCGTTATCCGCACGAACGGTAAAGAAAGCGAGTTGCTGAATTGACCCGCCGCAGTTGCAACTACAGCGACAATGCTCTCTATGGCCAATAATACGCCGACCCAAATATTCAGAATCAGAGCAGTCAGTGAAACGCGATGAAAGTAGACCACTGACAATGGCAGCAGCCAGATCTGAACGACAGTCGAAACGAAAAGTCCCTCAAAAACCCTGGAAACAATACGCCGCATGCCCTCACGTCCGAACCACGAGGCTTGCTGCCATTTGAATAGCCTCGCCGACCAGACTTGCCGACCAAGATCGATCCGCCATGCGGCTTCGTTCCAGTAAAGCAACTCGCAAAACCATTTCACCGGTTTCGGGCAAATAGGTGGAAATGGCCTTTCCGCGGTCGGAAACCACGAACCGATCAAGCGCAGCTTCTGGATCATTGGAAACGCAAATGCAACGATCGATGCAACACTTATGAACGTCAGCTGAAATGAAGGATTGAAAAGGTCTGACGGTTTCCAGAAAAGTAATAGCAATCCACAGCCACCTAGAGCATTGAGCATCGATGCGTTCCGATAGATCACGCGTGCAAACAGGATGATAGTGAACATTGTCGCTGCACGAACGACCGGCGGTTCGGCTCCGACGACAAGTGCGTATATCCACAAAAACACGACCGCTAGTCCAAACTGGATCCTCCGGTCACGAGAAAATGTGCTGACGATCACTACGATGATCCCGCCAATGAATGTTATGTGAAGGCCCGAGATGACAAGGACGTGAAATGTACCGCCCTGCCGAAATACTTCTGCTGTCTCGCGATCAAGGAAGAATTTATCTCCAAGCGTCGACGCGATCAACACTCCGGACGTTTCTGGGCTAAAACGAACACGCATGTCTTCGATCAGCACGCGGCGCAGGTCATATGCGATCCGAAGGGGAGCGATCCCGTTCGCTTCTGAAAGAACTTCTATAAGCATCGGGCTTTTTATCGTTCCCGTTGCATCGATGCCCTGATGATCGAGGATCAGTTTTCGACTACGAGTGCCCGGATTCCGAAATCGCTCGTCGCGTTCCAAAGCTGTCGCCACACGAACCCGATCCCCTTCCCCGAGATCCAGTCGTTCGAGATCGAGCTTTGCATCCGCTTCGGAAACCGAAATGAAAAGCCTGACACGACCTGAAACGCTTAACACGCGGTCCCTGTACGTCACATTCTCACTGTCGATATCTATGACCGATCCTTCGTAGGCAGGCTCGGGCCCACTGACGATCCGTCCGGTCACCTCGAGTGGATCGCCCGATGGTATTTGGCCGTTATCATAGATCGCCTTCAATCTATCAGAACCAATAGAAAGCTGTTCGAGGTGAAAGACCACGGATCCCAGCCCGATGAAGGCCGACAGGCAAAACACTATCGCGAATTCTCGTTTGAGGAGGACAAGGCACAGCAACGCAAATAATGCAGTCGCGATCGTTGAGGTATAAAGGGAAAGCCAACCGAAACCTGCAAACGCAATTCCCAAGGCAAATGCAGAACCGATCCAAATCAACGGACTCAGCGAGAATTTGCTTGGGGTCGGCGCATTCTTCATCTCAACGGTCATTCAGTTCGGACGAGGTGACGAATGCGGCGAAACCGGGCGTCGCTGATGCCCTTTATAAACATAAGGTTCTCGGGCCTTCGAAATTTTCCGTGCGTAGTGCGAAATTCGATAATTCGATCAGCAACAACGGCACCTACGTACGGCAGCCGTTGAAGTTCTTCTTTGCTCGCAGTATTGATATTTACCGCTTGCGGCGAGATCTGCAGGGGCTCTACAAAAGGCTGTTTCGAGGCCGGACGAACAGATGAACAACCCGCACTAATAATAAGCAGCGTCGACCAGACAAACACCGACAAAAGAACAGAAAAGCTGTAAGGTTTGCACCTACTTCTATCGTCCATTTCTTTGCATCTTATATGTGCAAAATGCTAAAAGTGCCCGTGTTACAAAGACTTGAACTAATTAACATTGCGGAAATTGACCACTTTTCCACAGAAATTGTGGAAATCAGCGTTGATCGGTCATGACCAGCACAAGCCGACCCCATAACATTAAAGGTTGAAACTAGATCCTGCCCCGCTTACCAAAGCCGATATCGTCTATTTCTCCATTTCAGAAAGATCCTGGAGATCGTCATACGCTTTTTGTAGCACCGGCCTTGCGCGAGTACTTCCGTCCATGTCGCCGATATAGCCTTCCCTGACCATAGCGTCGAGGATCGCGGCAGCGCGTCCATATCCGATCCTCAAGTGCCGCTGCAGAAGTGATGTTGATCCCCGCTTTGCATTTACAACACATTTCAGTGCATCAAAGAACAGCGGATCGCGGCGTCCTGGCAGATCGTCCGATTCGTCCAGTTCATCTTCACTTTTGGTGATCGTCGTATCATAGTCGGGCCTGCCCTGTCGTTTGATATGTTCGACGATCTTGCCGATCTCTTTCTCGTCCACAAAAGCTCCGTGGACACGAAGAACCTGCGAACTGGCGGGCGGTAAGAACAGCATGTCGCCGCGACCCAGCAATCCTTCTGCACCGTTGGCGTCAATGATCGTTCTTGAATCGACCTTTGACGAAACGCGGAATGAGATCCGGGCAGGAAAATTGGCCTTTATCAACCCGGTGATGACGTCGACCGAGGGCCGCTGTGTCGCGAGGACGAGATGGATCCCCACGGCTCGCGCCATCTGAGCAAGCCGAGTGATCGAATCTTCCACCTCTTTACCACTGACCATCATAAGGTCAGCGAGTTCATCAATTATGATGACGACATATGGCAGTATACGGTGCGGATCGCCGTTGTC
The DNA window shown above is from Chloracidobacterium sp. and carries:
- a CDS encoding ComEC/Rec2 family competence protein; protein product: MTVEMKNAPTPSKFSLSPLIWIGSAFALGIAFAGFGWLSLYTSTIATALFALLCLVLLKREFAIVFCLSAFIGLGSVVFHLEQLSIGSDRLKAIYDNGQIPSGDPLEVTGRIVSGPEPAYEGSVIDIDSENVTYRDRVLSVSGRVRLFISVSEADAKLDLERLDLGEGDRVRVATALERDERFRNPGTRSRKLILDHQGIDATGTIKSPMLIEVLSEANGIAPLRIAYDLRRVLIEDMRVRFSPETSGVLIASTLGDKFFLDRETAEVFRQGGTFHVLVISGLHITFIGGIIVVIVSTFSRDRRIQFGLAVVFLWIYALVVGAEPPVVRAATMFTIILFARVIYRNASMLNALGGCGLLLLFWKPSDLFNPSFQLTFISVASIVAFAFPMIQKLRLIGSWFPTAERPFPPICPKPVKWFCELLYWNEAAWRIDLGRQVWSARLFKWQQASWFGREGMRRIVSRVFEGLFVSTVVQIWLLPLSVVYFHRVSLTALILNIWVGVLLAIESIVAVVATAAGQFSNSLSLPFVRITELLNDLLIFGQRIFVMNEWADLRVPVYSGAMEIIYFVYFAPLLFFAGMAYVWEPFRSTPKDPRPSFGTLSLSFLSATVLAATIVLHPYSEPTPNAKLIVDYLDVGQGDAALVTFPNGFTLLIDGGGRPDYGADSDDDERFEPDVPRIGEIVVSEFLWEKGYSSVDLLLTTHADADHADGLSDVVSNFRVGKVIRGPTRGSSIELQRLLDSAIRRGVPVSEVKTGDRINVDGVTVEVIWPPEDRFTGLSDNNDSVVIRIVFGEHSFLFTGDIEKEAEERILYESQTISSSVVKVPHHGSRSSSTQAFIDAVRPDIAVIPVGRRSMFGHPHSEVVERWRAVGAQVITTGDRGTVSISSDGHKLGIETFLP
- a CDS encoding helix-hairpin-helix domain-containing protein is translated as MDDRSRCKPYSFSVLLSVFVWSTLLIISAGCSSVRPASKQPFVEPLQISPQAVNINTASKEELQRLPYVGAVVADRIIEFRTTHGKFRRPENLMFIKGISDARFRRIRHLVRTE